The DNA segment CGTTTAAATGCTTCAGTGCAATCACAGACACAAAAATTCCTaatctgcactgtaaaaaatggctgtaaaaactacagcatgaaaatacagtaaggcggctgcattttgaaaatacagcTCTTACTGTGATCTGAAATGCATATGATGATAGAttttattacagactcagagtccagattacatacaaagagaaaacaaagacaataaaagaataaaaagtacaaaaaataaacaatacaaacacatgaCTTCTAGCTTTACAAAAGGCAATCATACCAGTGTCTCCAGAGTACAGATGAGTACTTTATTGcactatatttaacatttgccaacagtagtataattttattattagactCATTTAAGCGACAAATAAATCTATACATAAGTTTTCTCAAGACAGCCATCAAAGTGCTGACTCTGGCAGATACAAACAGTTCACTGGCACTGCTAATAGAAttacagtaaaactaaaaaattacaGTAAGGTTACTGTAAAGTTGCTGTAATTTCTTTACCATAAAATTTATTCtacagtgacttttttttacagtgtgactCTGAAAGCCTTCTGTCTGTTGCAGCTTATTTTAGCATCATTTCATCCTTCacgcaaacatttaaaaactgagcCAAGAGTTTCTGTTCAGAAAAAAGCATGTTGTTATGAAGCTTAGCAGGGACTATACAACCAGAAGAGGCAGAATTCGTATGCAGGAGGAACAAATAGAGTAAAACCGGGATTTCATTTGAGTAGTAGACTGCTAGTGGCCTTCCTTCAGAGCTCTAAAAAGCAAGGCTATCTGAGCTGAGACTGTGTGGAGGGTTCAGGTCTCACAGGAGGAGTTTTATCTCCTCAGCTGCCCTGGGAGCGGCTAATGCTAAATATTCCccaggagaaagaggagaataTGATTCAGCTCCTCTTACTGATTTACCCAAAGGAAAGCACAATCTAATGTAGAGGAAATGCATCTTTGCCACATTATACCTGGTTGTGTCTAACCAAGAgtagctttttttccctttggaaGATAATTTCAGTATCTTCCCCCTTACtggagattaaatgattaaagacttgactttgaattttttgaatttgaacattGTAATTAcgtttttgccattttgtatGTACAGTTTGATTGTTAGGCTAACCCTAACCCTGCACTTACTTTAGCTATTATTGTTGTGCTTTTATTCTAAATTCTATTATATACTTGAACGGGTGCAAAATATAAGTGTTTATGTTTCAtctaacaaaaaatgttttataggattcaattcataaaaacagagccattttttttttaccatatcAAGCTCAATTCCAATCTAAATTGTGTTCCTCAGTcttaactttaaacattttatatagtTAATTTTATTATCAAACCACTATGGTTAATTATTGATGATTGTTATAGTATAGACCcaagcatttttacaaatatgtacaCATAAAGTCTAATTTTAATAGATTCATAACTCATGTTAAAGGTCTGTAAATGgcaagaaaagacaaatgtgtGCGTTTGTCAAGGAGGCAAGAACAAGGACATTTTGTTCTTTAGAAGAACTCAAATGCAGGAAGCCATCATAGGTTCATCCAACTGCAGCTTTCGTCACTGTAGTAACCATTCCCACTTCAAGTTTCTGACCAGTCACACAATATTTGTCagatatgaaatgaaaaaaatacttctggTCATGCATCTAGAAACAACCAGCAAGAAGAATTCTCAAATCAAGGCTGTGAGACAGAACGATTCGACTTTTGCTCTTGCAGCCATTCGAGAGAGAACAAATGTTGCTGCTTTTACAAGCTGATGTTCTTACGCTCAGAGGTATACACTGTATGGAAAGTACTGGATTAACATTTCCAGATCTGTTTaggtacatttttaaaagtcacagaATTTATTGCAGTTAATCTCGCAGTAGTCACGTTTTAAATGTGGAACCTGGAAAAACCACAGATGGGGGAAAAGACATGGTTAAATGTGTAGTTTCTGTAAAACTAACACAGTGAACTTCCTTACAAAAACACACCTGAGGTGATCAGCTTTTTACTAAATGCTTAAAggtgtttttcttccagtaaGACTTAATATAATCCAGATTTTCTATGAGTTTCTTGACTCCAGGCATAAACACTCTCCACCACTCCACTTCATTCCCTTCGGGGCAGCACACCCCTTCATTGCTGGACTGAATATTCATAAAGGCACCACGGACTTAAGATGACACATAAGCATCCGCCTATGCCCGACATACACATGAAATGAGCATTAACACGGATTCATCTCAGTCTTGCTGATGTGGAAACTGCATGTTTACTAGTCCAGCTTTTAAGAGGGGCTTGTATGTAATCTATGTGGTTCTCTGAGgatcaaaatgtacaaaaggcCTTAATAGCATCTCTCAAAAGTTAGGTGATGTTGTCCACAGCCATGTAACTGCATTGTCTTTGTCATAATTTCCCTCCATTCTGAAATTGGCAAACATGGCGTGAAGCATATGGATATCTCTCCTCAACAAATTAGTTCCTCTTTTATACGTGGCCTAGAAATTTCTTAACCCACAGAGCCACAAAAATGTCCTCTGGGTGTGTGAGATACAAAGAAATTTGACAGTCCGTGGAAGCACAGAAATCAGTCACTGCACATCATTCCAGTGTCTTGGCTGCAGTTGCAGAGCATCATGACTCTCTGGCTCCATCTGTTGAAAGCATTTCCTAGTTAAAGGCAAATGTTTGTGAGCACACACAACCAAGCATAGATGAGGGCACTGAAGTCTTGGAAGGCATTGTGCATACAAATGTCAGCTGGGATAACGATTCATTGGCTGCAGATGATTCTTACATAACACTTGTAATTCTTCGAATATGCCTGGCTGAGTAGATTAATGAGGGGTTGGGTGaactttctcatttatttaaggcagaaatattagaaataccCATCTGTTTGCTCTATTTGCCAGCAATGTTCACTGTGATGCACATTTTGGATGTGGGCAGACTCTGTTCAGGTCAGAAAACTATCACAGGAACtgttttaaacacattaataaGGTACTTCCATTCAGCAGAACTTTATTATGCGGTTATGTTGTGTTTAACCTAATCACATTTATGACTGAGAGGCCTGAAAAAGCTAATCCTTCAGCCTCACATTTACCAGCAAAAAAAACGGAGcatcattttttgttgtgacaAATGGGTATAATGAGCggtgtggcttttttttttttaacaacttgtGTGACATAACGCAGTCACACAAGTGACTGTGTGTGACTGCATTACACAGACTCTGTGTAACGCAGTCACACTCTGTATCTTAAGGCAGAGATGAGCTGTAGATGCATCAGTTAGACAGCATAGCTTTGATCAAGCTTCAcctttcttcttcatctttttaccTTCCCTCACTTCTTtgagaaaaagcaaatattgtttttccttctgaGTGATGTAGTGTCAGGTTCAGTTTTCAACAAACCTTTTAATTCTGTCAACAGCTCCAGAGTGCATCCAACTGCCAAATAAGAACTTGAATTCCTGGGTCGCAGCATTTTAATGCTAACCGCATCATAGATCAATGTCTCAACAGATACACAGTAATGCCAACATTTGCCTTCAACATAAGGAAGTAAAAATAGAATGCAACTGGAACAAATAATTTGGAGCTCCCTACTAAAACTCACAAAAAACCCTGAGTCTCTCCAAATTAATTGCCAAATGTGAAAGTTATTGCTTCAGTTGGGATACTTCAAACAGAAGATTTTATACTctcataaatattaatatctttGAGTTTGTTCTTGAAATTCTTTTAATGAAAGAACTGAGAATGATCGAGAAAGGTGTAAAATTGCGAGGAGAGATAAGCATAAACCCAGAGGTTTTGTGATGGTGTTAGTGTGAATCCTTCAACAGATGAAATTTAGACAGTATTTTTAATGAGGAACAATTTTCTGCTTCTTAAATGACAACAAAGTTCTGTTCACCACTCAAAACAAGGACAGAAATCTGAAGTCCTTGTTTTAGTATTGAGTAGGTTTAGTTTACAATACTAAACCTACTCAGAAATGTCACTTGTATCATCTGACATGAACATCTAATTTATTAAGATGTACAGGTACATCTTGATAAATTAGAAAGTCATATTTAAAGttcatttcttcatttaaattgaaaagtaaaacttcTATATAATAGTGATACATTTCAAGTACcattttgatttcagtttatttttaatgacttaagCCAGGGGTGCCCAGAGacggtcctcgagggctggcatcctgcatgttttagttctctccctggtaaTATCAATAACTGTTTAGTataaagtttaatgtttaagaaagcaaaacatttttaaaaaaataaaaaattttgcaaatGTTCAATAATAACTTACTTTTAAGGTGGGCATATTTAGAAGATAAAAGTTCTATTATTGTATTGACAATATCAGTTTGGTTTTCATTAGCCAGTATCCAAAATCATCAGCATTTAGAGAAACAATCGAAGCATAATACTGTGAGAAATGACACCATTTAACATGCCGAAATTTCTTTCAATAGctgaactaataaaatattttatgataatCTAAACGAAACGTAATCTACTGCTACTTCAAAGGTTTCTGGCAAGAcagggcaaaaataaataaataaaaagaagaatttccaagcattgtttttatttctcaaccAATGCAAGTGATAtacaaaatcatttaaaaccacaacaaaggggaaaaaaaaaataagcaactaACTTCAAGTCAAACACTCACATGAATGCTGAACAGTCTGTCTGTGGAGGGAGAGATTATTCTAGGTTCTTAGATTGACTCAAAcccagtaaataaatattagacaATAAACATTCCAGCTGGAACAGATGTGCAAgttgcactgaaaaaaatttttaaacatcttccCTGGACAGAATCTGTTCATGGCAACAATGAGAGTGCAAAGTCTTCTTGGCTTTATCTGTCTGGTCGCACCATGCCTGGCCTGACGGGCATCATCATGGGACGAGGGTGGCGCATCATGTGTGGAGGTCCTGGCATCATCTGCATGGGTCCTCCCATCGGTGGTCTCATGCCTCCTACAGTAGAAAATAGGACACAGAGCTGAGAGGAGGCTTTACAACAACAGAGCAATGTAAATTGTGATAATTTTACAAACACTTAAAGGGGCAATTTTATGTATGTTGCAGGCACATTGTGCTGTGAAATGGCACCATCAAGTAACTTAAGTTTCTATAAAAATTATggatatatcaaacatgactaaaaagacatttgacttcctaatttaacaccttgacaTTgcgcctctgtcactttaagaagctcctgctttttACTATGCTCTGGCTTCTGCACATCATCGCAACATTGTCCCTTCTCTAAGGCTTaccaacgtttttaccagcgttttaactgagaagtagctcgtatgAGTAGCTCAACAGATACTCAGATACAAgtagtttcaccaggtgtttaaCTGCTGCTAGCCTGGAGGAGTTGAGTGGGGAAGCTGAGGCCGAAGCTTGGAGACGGCAGCTCCGTGGACTTTGTGAACCAAACTGCAGAGAACGATTAACTGCATAATGAATAATCGGCTTTCTATTCATGACCTTTTCGGGTGTCTTAGTGAGTGAACACAGACTTGGCTGTTATGAGGAGATAAGAAAGATCTGCAATCcaaaatttcacaaaacaaacaaacaaaaaaaaaacaaacttgatttTTCAGGGTGAATTTAAAACCCTGGAAAGGCCAAAGGCGCTTCAAAGGAAGCTGCTCCTTACCAGGCCCACCGGGCATCATCCCATGAGGCGGAGGCCCCATCATAGGCATCATTGGAGGGCCTCCCATTGGTGGTGTTGGCAACATGCCTGGCCGTGGAGGTCCTGCGatgccacaaacacaaaatattacagagACACTGCAACATATATGAACAGCAAGTTGCAAGATTTCCTATGTGTTGCCGTTGGATTAAATTAAACTGcctacattttcaaaataataataaaaataaataaataaaaaaacatctctaagtataaattggaaatattttttactataATTTGAAAGGATCTGAAATGACAGACTCACCTGGAGGAGGACCACCAGGAAACGGTGTGGGGGGAATCTTTCCCTGCTGAAAAGCAGCCGCTGTTGAGTAAGAAAggcaaaatatattaaaacactCAAAAACATCAGACAAAGAATTTATTGTAGACATCATAAAGTACATGAAGAACACATACCATCACAGGCTTTTTGTGTCAAGATTTAATGTCATCCATAAACTACACCCAGAATCCAAAGAACAATAAAGCCAAATGCATGAGGCCTTTAACATTTCACCATTGCAAATTCTTCATGTAATGCTATTGTCTGCAGCTGCTTTAAGTGTGGGTGCAGAATGAATGACATTACcaataaaccaaaacattaaGGAGCAAAGAATGATCTTTTTGTTGCAAAGAAGCATTTCATCAGCCAAATGTACCATCCTCAGTTATGGGCCAAACTGTGCATCAGCTTTGCATTACATGTGTGGATTAGAGGTTTGTAATCTCagagggggagaaaaataaGCTGTgatagagagagagggaggcCAGTGTTAGAGAAAAGAGCTTTGAAATCCCACATGTGGAATATGTAACAGCCTTTTATTGTCCACATTTGACCACATGACttaatatagaaaaaaacatgcagtgctCAGATTGGTAAGAGGGAACATGTAAGCAAGAGAAAATCATGATgtactttaaacatttctgaatctTCTATagttaatatttagaaaatc comes from the Gambusia affinis linkage group LG07, SWU_Gaff_1.0, whole genome shotgun sequence genome and includes:
- the snrpc gene encoding U1 small nuclear ribonucleoprotein C, with amino-acid sequence MPKFYCDYCDTYLTHDSPSVRKTHCSGRKHKENVKDYYQKWMEEQAQSLIDKTTAAFQQGKIPPTPFPGGPPPGPPRPGMLPTPPMGGPPMMPMMGPPPHGMMPGGPGGMRPPMGGPMQMMPGPPHMMRHPRPMMMPVRPGMVRPDR